The Leptolyngbyaceae cyanobacterium genome includes the window TTTAGCCCGATCAAGTATTAAGTTATTTTAACTTTTTACTTGATTCTCTTTACTTCATCCTTTATCCTTCATCCTTCATCCTTTATCCTTCATAATGTCTGTCTGAGCGATAATTTAGTTCAGACAGGTTTTAATTTTTACTTTATATTAAATAAAACCGAAATGTAAAAAAATAATGCTATCAAAAGCAAACATTCGTCTGCTAACCATTCTCTCCCTAATTATCGTCACCCCCCTTGGCTTTTTATCTAAATTTTACAAAGGGCCGTTAGATTGGTGGTTCAATGATTATGGTGGCGGCGTTCTTTATGAAATCTTTTGGTGTTTGTTCGTATTTCTGCTCATCCCAAAGCGGCAAGCAGTGATTAAAATACCAATATGGGTATTCATCGTTACCTGCGTACTCGAAATTCTCCAACTTTGGCATCCGCCACTTTTGCAACAGATTCGCGCCACCTTTTGGGGCAGGATGCTGCTGGGAACTACCTTTGTTTGGTGGGATTTTCCGCACTACGTTATCGGTTGTCTGATTGGTTGGTTATGGTTGCAACAAATTTGGAAATTATCGGAAAATCGAAAAAAACGCTATGAAAAAA containing:
- a CDS encoding DUF2809 domain-containing protein is translated as MLSKANIRLLTILSLIIVTPLGFLSKFYKGPLDWWFNDYGGGVLYEIFWCLFVFLLIPKRQAVIKIPIWVFIVTCVLEILQLWHPPLLQQIRATFWGRMLLGTTFVWWDFPHYVIGCLIGWLWLQQIWKLSENRKKRYEKTS